A single genomic interval of Cucumis sativus cultivar 9930 chromosome 5, Cucumber_9930_V3, whole genome shotgun sequence harbors:
- the LOC101204051 gene encoding succinate dehydrogenase assembly factor 1, mitochondrial yields MAKLSGLQKQVLSLYRAFLRAARTKSVEDRQQMESIVATEFRRNAKQIDRKNFIYIEYLLRRGNKQLDQLKSPATVRLSTLDPNPEP; encoded by the coding sequence ATGGCGAAGCTTTCAGGGTTGCAAAAGCAAGTGCTCAGTCTCTACAGAGCATTTCTCCGAGCAGCTCGCACCAAATCGGTTGAAGATCGACAGCAAATGGAATCAATTGTCGCCACCGAGTTTCGCCGCAACGCCAAGCAAATTGATCGTAAAAATTTCATCTATATCGAGTACCTTCTTCGTCGAGGTAACAAACAGTTGGATCAACTTAAAAGTCCTGCCACCGTTCGATTGTCTACGCTCGATCCCAATCCTGAGCCTTGA